A region from the Methanofollis liminatans DSM 4140 genome encodes:
- a CDS encoding glucose-1-phosphate thymidylyltransferase, whose product MKGLILSGGHGVRLRPLTYSQQKQLIPIANKPILFYCIQDLIDAGIHSIGIVVGPNKEQVISEVTAQDWDAEFEFITQDRPGGLAHAVKISQQFLGDDRFVMYLGDNILLGGIKGFVDDFRRSDAKASLLLTKVDHPEQYGVALVNEQGKVILQLLEKPKNPPSNLCIVGIYCLTPEIFEAIESIKPSWRGELEITDALHWLILQGRSVTYDLVSGWWKDTGKPEDLIDANRLVLDALPGMNGNGACLENVKNSTVSGRCRIGKNTVIKDGSVIRGPVIIGDDCIISNTYLGPYTSIGNSSVLSNTEIEDSIIMEGAAISNTERIVESLIGKNVTIERDGRLPAGSKFVIGDNSNVTI is encoded by the coding sequence ATGAAAGGCCTTATTCTCTCCGGCGGCCATGGCGTCAGACTGAGACCGCTGACCTATTCACAGCAGAAACAACTGATTCCCATCGCCAACAAACCGATCCTCTTCTACTGCATCCAGGATCTCATCGACGCCGGCATCCACTCGATCGGCATCGTTGTGGGACCGAACAAGGAGCAGGTGATCAGCGAGGTAACGGCGCAGGACTGGGACGCCGAATTCGAGTTTATCACCCAGGACAGACCGGGAGGTCTGGCCCATGCGGTAAAAATATCGCAGCAGTTCCTCGGGGACGACCGGTTCGTCATGTACCTCGGGGACAACATACTTCTCGGCGGGATTAAAGGTTTCGTGGATGATTTCAGGAGGTCTGATGCGAAAGCCAGCCTGCTCCTGACAAAAGTCGATCACCCGGAGCAATACGGGGTCGCCCTCGTCAACGAGCAGGGGAAGGTGATCCTCCAGCTCCTCGAAAAGCCGAAAAACCCTCCGTCAAACCTCTGTATTGTCGGCATCTACTGCCTGACGCCCGAGATCTTCGAGGCGATCGAGAGCATCAAACCCTCGTGGCGGGGAGAACTGGAGATCACCGACGCTCTCCACTGGCTGATCCTTCAGGGCCGGTCGGTGACGTATGACCTCGTCAGCGGGTGGTGGAAAGACACCGGGAAACCTGAAGACCTCATCGATGCGAACCGCCTTGTCCTCGACGCCCTGCCCGGCATGAACGGGAACGGGGCATGCCTGGAGAACGTCAAGAACAGCACGGTGTCCGGAAGATGCAGGATCGGCAAAAACACGGTGATCAAGGACGGTTCGGTCATCAGGGGCCCGGTGATCATCGGCGACGACTGTATCATATCGAACACCTATCTCGGGCCGTACACCAGCATCGGGAACAGTTCGGTCCTCTCCAATACCGAGATCGAGGATTCCATCATCATGGAGGGGGCGGCGATCTCCAATACAGAACGGATCGTCGAGAGCCTCATCGGGAAGAACGTCACCATCGAGAGAGACGGCCGCCTTCCTGCAGGGAGTAAGTTTGTGATCGGAGATAACTCGAACGTGACCATTTGA
- the rfbB gene encoding dTDP-glucose 4,6-dehydratase, with protein MKIVITGGAGFIGCNFVRHMLDRHPESEIVVLDKLTYAGRMENLEDVMDRITFIQGDICSKDDVNRIGDCDLLFNFAAETHVDRSINDAGVFVRTDVIGTHTLLEHARTHEVGRFVQISTDEVYGSVASGYSKEGDRMQPSSPYSASKAGAEMLVAAYATTYGLDTVITRSSNNFGPYQFPEKLIPVMILRALQDRSLPIYGNGMNVRDWIYVTDNCEGVAVAGEEGRSGEAYNIGGGNERTNLEIVRTILSILKKPESLIEYVADRPGHDMRYALDCSKMQELGWQPRHRFMDAIELTCAWYAQNRTWYAPLLATAI; from the coding sequence ATGAAAATCGTTATTACCGGCGGCGCCGGATTTATCGGCTGTAATTTTGTCAGGCACATGCTGGACCGCCACCCTGAGAGCGAGATCGTCGTGCTGGACAAACTCACCTACGCGGGGAGAATGGAGAACCTGGAGGACGTGATGGACCGGATCACCTTCATCCAGGGGGATATCTGCTCGAAGGACGACGTGAACCGGATCGGCGACTGCGATCTCCTCTTCAACTTCGCCGCCGAGACGCACGTGGACCGGTCGATCAACGACGCCGGTGTCTTCGTCCGCACCGACGTGATCGGCACGCACACGCTTCTGGAGCATGCCCGGACCCACGAGGTCGGGCGTTTTGTCCAGATCAGCACCGACGAGGTCTACGGGAGCGTGGCATCGGGATATTCAAAGGAGGGCGATCGCATGCAGCCGTCTTCTCCGTATTCGGCGAGCAAAGCCGGGGCCGAGATGCTTGTTGCGGCATATGCCACGACATACGGCCTTGACACCGTGATCACGCGGAGTTCCAACAATTTCGGCCCGTACCAGTTCCCTGAAAAACTGATCCCGGTGATGATCCTGCGGGCGCTCCAGGACCGGAGCCTGCCCATCTACGGCAACGGGATGAACGTGCGCGACTGGATCTACGTGACCGACAACTGCGAGGGGGTCGCCGTCGCCGGCGAGGAGGGGAGATCGGGCGAGGCATATAATATCGGCGGGGGAAACGAGCGGACCAACCTGGAGATCGTCCGCACGATCCTCTCGATCCTCAAAAAACCCGAGTCCCTCATCGAGTACGTGGCCGACCGGCCCGGCCACGATATGCGATATGCCCTCGACTGCTCGAAGATGCAGGAGCTGGGGTGGCAGCCGAGGCACCGGTTCATGGACGCCATCGAGTTGACCTGCGCCTGGTATGCGCAGAACCGCACCTGGTATGCGCCGCTCCTTGCAACGGCCATCTGA
- a CDS encoding YkgJ family cysteine cluster protein, producing the protein MVVQQTDRIASMIAAHASELDALGAYPEEELVEVIREVGFSCTCCGRCCTRAFNDHVFLLESDAETVLEVDPAALMPAPYFEFCDQDGRFYVPGYALRTQEDGRCVFLSAENRCTIYDRRMSICRVYPYMLHREADEDGNVDWRQISGLNLHGEYGAEIDEDEARGIARAVIAYEKAFLNQEIAFLETLRAYFSANNLRHVQKVYDRQMARFNNGEEVEVRVFFRGEFSRTTARCTDYGIVPVARGKRR; encoded by the coding sequence ATGGTTGTGCAGCAGACCGACAGGATCGCCTCGATGATCGCCGCCCATGCCTCTGAACTCGATGCGCTCGGTGCGTACCCGGAGGAAGAACTTGTCGAGGTCATCAGGGAGGTCGGTTTCTCCTGCACCTGCTGCGGCAGGTGCTGCACCCGCGCCTTCAACGATCACGTCTTCCTCCTCGAATCTGATGCGGAGACGGTGCTGGAGGTGGACCCCGCGGCACTGATGCCGGCCCCGTACTTCGAGTTCTGCGACCAGGACGGCCGGTTTTACGTCCCGGGCTATGCGCTCAGGACACAGGAGGACGGGAGATGCGTTTTTCTCTCGGCGGAGAACCGCTGCACGATCTACGACCGGCGGATGAGCATCTGCAGGGTGTACCCGTATATGCTCCACCGGGAGGCGGACGAGGATGGAAATGTCGACTGGAGGCAGATCAGCGGCTTGAACCTCCACGGCGAATACGGGGCTGAGATCGACGAGGACGAGGCGAGAGGGATCGCGCGCGCGGTGATCGCGTACGAAAAGGCGTTTCTCAACCAGGAGATCGCATTCCTGGAAACCCTCAGGGCGTATTTCTCGGCGAACAACCTCAGGCATGTGCAGAAGGTCTACGACCGGCAGATGGCGCGCTTTAACAACGGGGAGGAGGTCGAGGTGAGGGTCTTTTTCAGGGGAGAGTTCTCCCGGACGACCGCACGGTGCACGGATTACGGCATCGTGCCGGTGGCCCGCGGGAAACGGCGGTGA